A DNA window from Clavibacter sepedonicus contains the following coding sequences:
- a CDS encoding rhodanese-like domain-containing protein has translation MKSITVHDLAAATGATIIDVREPDEYAGGHARSAVNVPLSELGERLDEIPTDQPVHVICQSGGRSARATDALAARGIDAIDVTGGTSAWIDADLPTDRA, from the coding sequence ATGAAGAGCATCACCGTCCACGACCTCGCCGCTGCCACGGGAGCGACCATCATCGACGTACGCGAACCCGACGAGTACGCCGGCGGCCACGCCCGCTCGGCCGTGAACGTCCCCCTGTCCGAACTCGGCGAACGCCTCGATGAGATCCCGACGGACCAACCCGTGCACGTCATCTGCCAGTCCGGCGGCCGCAGCGCCCGGGCCACCGACGCACTCGCGGCCCGCGGCATCGACGCCATCGACGTCACCGGCGGCACCTCCGCCTGGATCGACGCCGACCTGCCGACGGACCGCGCATGA
- a CDS encoding TetR family transcriptional regulator, producing the protein MSSPGEILEHATTVLRRGDSLTIDSVAREAGLTKPGVIHHFATKEVLVVSVVDHILDRWEADLRARVGESDGATARLRAYVDHALDGDFDLSDLAFLVDARICERLSRLWTARLGPWFGEDLAGSPTRRGALRAARLLADGAWFNASLGIPTADDDEREVVRRLAHDLIGRGAPA; encoded by the coding sequence ATGTCTTCCCCTGGCGAGATCCTGGAGCACGCCACCACTGTCCTCCGTCGCGGTGACTCCCTCACCATCGACTCGGTCGCCCGAGAGGCGGGCCTGACCAAGCCCGGTGTGATCCACCACTTCGCCACGAAAGAGGTCCTGGTGGTCTCCGTGGTGGATCACATCCTCGACCGTTGGGAAGCCGATCTCCGTGCGCGCGTCGGGGAGTCCGACGGCGCGACGGCGCGACTCCGCGCCTACGTGGATCACGCACTCGACGGAGATTTCGACCTCAGTGATCTGGCATTCCTCGTCGACGCGCGGATTTGTGAGCGACTCTCCCGCCTCTGGACGGCGCGGCTCGGACCATGGTTCGGCGAGGATCTCGCGGGGTCACCGACCCGGCGCGGTGCGCTGCGAGCCGCTCGCCTCCTCGCTGACGGGGCCTGGTTCAACGCCTCCCTCGGCATCCCGACAGCCGACGACGATGAGCGCGAGGTCGTTCGACGTCTCGCCCATGACCTCATCGGCAGGGGGGCACCCGCATGA
- a CDS encoding DMT family transporter yields the protein MKGWSLLAVAVLAEVAGSLSLKGALDQPALYVLVAVGYVSAFVLLGAVLRTGMALGVAYGVWGAGGVASTAVGSSVVFREPLTPLMVAGIAVIMSGVLCIELGAHAARRAEDR from the coding sequence GTGAAGGGCTGGTCGCTCCTCGCCGTCGCCGTCCTCGCCGAGGTGGCGGGGTCGCTGTCGTTGAAGGGCGCGCTCGACCAACCGGCGCTGTACGTCCTGGTGGCTGTCGGCTACGTGAGCGCGTTCGTGCTGCTCGGCGCCGTCCTGCGAACGGGTATGGCACTGGGAGTCGCATACGGCGTCTGGGGAGCGGGCGGCGTCGCGTCGACGGCAGTCGGGTCATCCGTCGTGTTCCGCGAGCCGCTGACCCCGCTCATGGTCGCCGGCATCGCGGTGATCATGAGCGGGGTGCTCTGCATCGAGCTGGGTGCGCACGCCGCGAGAAGGGCGGAGGACCGCTGA
- a CDS encoding SDR family NAD(P)-dependent oxidoreductase: MKDRLDDQVVIVTGAASGIGRGTALRLLSEGAVVTALDLRDEDLAKLADAVPAHHRERLSTGRVDIADEHSVQSAVADVLERNGRIDGLVNAAGILYGDHTHEMTLERWNRLVQVNLTGTFLVVREALPALVATGSGVIVNFASTSAFYAHPYMAAYAATKGAIAAFTHSVALEYAKDGLRAINIVPGGIHSGITSTTPQNLPADADWSILGHLGARLGDGDMGRPEDRGGHRHAPVRGRGVHHRDRDPHRQRDPRIGGPPAHVEPDHASG, from the coding sequence ATGAAGGACCGTCTGGACGATCAGGTCGTCATCGTCACCGGCGCCGCATCCGGCATCGGCCGTGGCACGGCCCTCCGACTCCTCAGCGAAGGTGCGGTGGTCACGGCCCTCGACCTCCGGGACGAGGACCTGGCGAAGCTGGCGGATGCCGTACCCGCGCATCACCGCGAGCGACTGTCCACGGGCCGCGTCGACATCGCGGATGAGCACTCCGTGCAGTCGGCGGTCGCCGATGTCCTGGAGCGGAATGGCCGCATCGACGGGCTCGTCAACGCCGCCGGGATCCTCTACGGCGATCACACGCACGAGATGACGCTCGAGCGGTGGAACCGGCTCGTGCAGGTCAACCTCACCGGGACGTTCCTCGTCGTGCGGGAGGCGCTGCCGGCGCTCGTCGCGACCGGATCCGGCGTCATCGTCAACTTCGCGTCGACGTCCGCGTTCTACGCGCACCCGTACATGGCCGCGTATGCGGCGACGAAGGGGGCCATCGCCGCGTTCACGCACTCCGTCGCCCTCGAGTACGCGAAAGACGGTCTCCGCGCGATCAACATCGTGCCCGGCGGCATCCACAGCGGCATCACGAGCACGACACCGCAGAACCTTCCCGCCGACGCGGACTGGAGCATCCTCGGCCACCTCGGTGCCCGGCTCGGCGACGGCGACATGGGGAGGCCGGAGGACCGCGGGGGTCATCGCCATGCTCCTGTCCGAGGACGGGGCGTTCATCACCGGGACCGAGATCCGCATCGACAGCGGGACCCACGCATAGGCGGTCCACCGGCGCACGTCGAACCCGATCACGCGTCCGGGTAG
- a CDS encoding DMT family transporter, with protein sequence MAYLLLAGAILFEVAGTVSLRLAVDRRRWYAGVAVGYLAAFGLLTLTLDAGVPLGVAYGIWTAAGVALTAVIGVIAFKERFTWLMGIGVALVVGGVLLIELGTAH encoded by the coding sequence ATGGCCTATCTGCTCTTGGCCGGCGCGATCCTGTTCGAGGTCGCCGGCACGGTGTCCCTCCGCCTCGCGGTCGATCGGCGGCGCTGGTATGCGGGGGTGGCCGTCGGATACCTCGCGGCGTTCGGCCTGCTCACCCTGACCCTCGACGCAGGAGTTCCCTTGGGCGTCGCCTACGGCATCTGGACGGCTGCCGGCGTCGCCCTCACCGCCGTGATCGGCGTGATCGCGTTCAAGGAGCGCTTCACCTGGTTGATGGGCATCGGCGTCGCCCTCGTGGTCGGGGGCGTGCTGCTCATCGAGCTCGGGACCGCCCACTGA
- a CDS encoding FAD-dependent oxidoreductase: MRSVIIGGVAGGMSAATRLRRLDEGREIVVFERGAYVSFANCGLPYHVGGVIPERASLLLQTPESLAARFRLDVRVRHEVLAIDATAKTVTVRDLEAAADQVLEYDDLVIAAGAGTASSTPDGGVPSSTLRSVEDVDGIMALLDGRTDAHAVVVGAGFIGLEAVENLLARGVRVTLVQRGDQVLSPLDPEMAAPVHETLHAAEVDVRTGTTVTGGSAGHVHLSDGTRVRADLVIQAAGVHPETGLARGAGLSIGPSGGIAVDGRQRTSDPSIWAVGDGVEKIDHLDGAPTLVTMAGLANRHGRAAADDIVGAAVTDAAPALGTAILGILGITVGLVGWNEKRLVAEGRRHRIIHTHPASHAGYYPGAQQMAIKLLVDPDDDRILGAQIVGRDGVDKRLDVIAVAMTGGLTASALSRLELAYAPQYGSAKDPVNLLGYVAENAATGTTRSLQWHELEAALDAGATLVDVRTAGEHASAAIPGAVSLPLDELRARHDELPAGPLVVHCQVGQRGHTAARLLTQLGHDVRNLDGGWLTWRAGTASTTRTTAATAA, from the coding sequence ATGAGATCAGTGATCATCGGAGGGGTGGCCGGCGGGATGTCGGCCGCGACACGGCTGCGGCGGCTGGACGAGGGACGCGAGATCGTCGTGTTCGAACGCGGCGCATACGTGTCGTTCGCGAACTGCGGACTCCCGTACCACGTGGGCGGCGTGATCCCCGAGAGGGCGTCGCTCCTCCTCCAGACGCCGGAGTCGCTCGCTGCTCGCTTCCGCCTCGACGTGCGGGTGCGACACGAGGTCCTCGCCATCGATGCGACGGCGAAGACCGTGACCGTGCGCGACCTCGAGGCAGCCGCCGATCAGGTGCTCGAGTACGACGACCTGGTGATCGCGGCGGGCGCGGGCACGGCATCGAGCACACCTGACGGCGGTGTGCCGTCGTCCACGCTCCGGAGCGTCGAGGACGTGGACGGCATCATGGCTCTCCTCGACGGCAGGACGGACGCGCACGCCGTCGTGGTCGGTGCGGGCTTCATCGGGCTCGAGGCGGTCGAGAACCTCCTCGCCCGGGGCGTGCGGGTGACGCTCGTGCAGCGCGGCGACCAAGTGCTGTCGCCGCTGGATCCGGAGATGGCAGCCCCTGTCCATGAGACGCTGCACGCCGCGGAGGTGGACGTCCGGACCGGGACGACCGTGACGGGCGGCTCGGCCGGGCACGTGCACCTCTCCGACGGCACTCGCGTGAGAGCGGACCTCGTGATCCAGGCCGCCGGCGTCCACCCCGAGACGGGTCTCGCGCGCGGAGCCGGGTTGAGCATCGGCCCGAGTGGCGGCATCGCCGTCGACGGTCGCCAGCGCACGAGCGACCCGTCGATCTGGGCGGTCGGTGACGGGGTGGAGAAGATCGATCACCTCGACGGCGCCCCGACGCTGGTGACGATGGCGGGACTCGCCAACCGGCACGGACGCGCCGCGGCCGACGACATCGTCGGCGCTGCGGTGACCGACGCCGCACCCGCGCTCGGGACCGCGATCCTCGGCATCCTCGGCATCACCGTCGGGCTCGTCGGGTGGAACGAGAAGCGCCTCGTCGCGGAGGGGCGGCGCCACCGGATCATCCACACGCACCCCGCCTCGCATGCTGGCTACTACCCGGGTGCGCAGCAGATGGCGATCAAGCTCCTCGTGGATCCGGACGACGACCGGATCCTCGGCGCGCAGATCGTCGGCCGCGACGGCGTCGACAAGCGGCTGGACGTGATCGCGGTCGCCATGACCGGGGGTCTGACCGCCTCCGCGCTGTCTCGGCTGGAGCTGGCGTACGCGCCGCAGTACGGATCCGCGAAGGACCCCGTGAACCTCCTCGGCTACGTCGCCGAGAACGCCGCCACCGGCACGACCCGTTCCCTCCAATGGCACGAGCTCGAGGCCGCACTCGACGCCGGGGCGACCCTGGTCGATGTCCGCACGGCCGGCGAGCACGCGAGCGCAGCGATCCCCGGTGCCGTGTCGCTGCCGTTGGACGAGCTGCGCGCGCGCCACGATGAGCTCCCCGCCGGACCGCTCGTCGTGCACTGCCAGGTCGGACAGCGCGGGCACACCGCCGCACGTCTCCTGACCCAGCTCGGGCACGACGTCCGCAACCTCGACGGCGGCTGGCTCACCTGGCGAGCCGGAACCGCATCCACGACCCGCACCACTGCCGCGACCGCGGCCTGA
- a CDS encoding metal-sensitive transcriptional regulator: MNDGTGQLHDADAVRKVANRLKRAQGQLTAVITAVENAGDCRDVVTQLAAVSSALDRAGFAIVSTAMQQCLVADDVDDAEPSPRKLTIEEIEKLFLTLA; the protein is encoded by the coding sequence ATGAACGACGGCACCGGGCAGCTCCACGACGCCGACGCGGTGAGGAAGGTCGCCAACCGGCTCAAGCGCGCCCAGGGACAGCTCACCGCCGTCATCACCGCCGTCGAGAACGCCGGCGACTGCCGCGACGTCGTCACCCAGCTCGCCGCCGTGTCCAGTGCTCTGGACCGCGCTGGGTTCGCGATCGTCTCCACGGCGATGCAGCAGTGCCTCGTCGCCGACGACGTCGACGACGCCGAGCCCTCTCCGCGGAAGCTCACCATCGAGGAGATCGAGAAGCTCTTCCTCACCCTGGCGTGA